Proteins encoded by one window of Fischerella sp. PCC 9605:
- a CDS encoding DUF3181 family protein, with translation MAKTNTTELLEALATEIGENVYIDIAKWHLYLSDAKLHTVVAEQVYPLITDNKPVDEDDVIQVLESIPVKIGGGRREIPLIDLLPLQCQVNLVDILEKFQREM, from the coding sequence ATGGCTAAGACTAACACCACAGAATTACTGGAAGCCCTAGCAACTGAAATTGGCGAAAACGTTTACATAGACATTGCCAAGTGGCATCTGTATTTATCGGATGCCAAATTGCATACTGTGGTTGCAGAACAAGTGTATCCCTTAATTACTGACAATAAGCCTGTAGATGAAGACGATGTTATCCAAGTTCTAGAATCCATTCCAGTCAAAATTGGCGGTGGTAGAAGAGAAATTCCTTTGATTGATTTATTGCCCTTGCAATGCCAGGTCAATTTAGTAGATATATTGGAAAAATTTCAACGCGAAATGTAA
- a CDS encoding chaperone modulator CbpM — protein MNQVSLSRVVVSEEGDRLYTFEYAALVTQTSTALIERFAALGLISPINSMLRSRDIARIGQIMRLRRDLGLNLVGAAMVIDMAEEIAQLRAQLQAYQSRQL, from the coding sequence ATGAATCAAGTTAGCCTATCACGAGTGGTTGTCTCTGAAGAAGGCGATCGCCTTTACACATTTGAGTATGCGGCTTTAGTGACGCAAACATCAACTGCACTGATAGAACGTTTTGCAGCGTTGGGATTGATTTCACCGATTAATTCGATGTTGCGATCGCGCGATATTGCTCGGATCGGTCAAATTATGCGTTTGCGTCGGGATTTAGGACTAAATTTAGTTGGAGCTGCTATGGTTATAGACATGGCAGAAGAAATTGCCCAACTGCGGGCACAGTTGCAAGCATACCAGTCACGGCAATTATAA
- a CDS encoding DUF928 domain-containing protein has protein sequence MTKSKCALTITFALLCYMSFLVPVVAQSNQPASNGSERIQIRFREKEPDGSSRGRPTKRGGTGSRGKCPPVELLTTALIPAKNVALAVEEHPTFWFFVPYKATDVSTGEFVLQDEANKDVYRTDFTLPKTPGIVGLSLPSTAPLAIDKTYQWYFKLYCKDAIDSASGNLSNPVFVRGWVQRVALKPDLEYLLKSATTPRQRIAIYAENGIWYSALSELAKLRLSEPQNPTFNKDWAQLLQDVGLENLSTQPMIGKVKNKLEPGNRERGTRE, from the coding sequence ATGACTAAATCAAAATGTGCGTTGACCATAACTTTTGCATTATTGTGTTACATGAGTTTTTTAGTGCCAGTAGTGGCACAATCCAATCAACCAGCCAGCAATGGTTCTGAGCGGATACAAATTCGCTTTCGAGAAAAAGAACCCGATGGATCAAGCCGAGGTAGACCTACCAAAAGAGGAGGAACAGGAAGCCGTGGCAAGTGTCCCCCCGTGGAATTGTTAACTACTGCTTTAATACCTGCAAAAAACGTGGCTTTAGCAGTAGAAGAGCATCCTACCTTCTGGTTTTTTGTCCCCTATAAGGCAACTGATGTATCTACTGGAGAGTTTGTATTACAAGATGAAGCAAACAAAGATGTTTATCGAACTGATTTCACCCTACCAAAAACACCAGGTATTGTTGGTTTGAGCCTGCCGTCTACAGCGCCACTAGCAATCGACAAAACCTATCAATGGTACTTCAAACTTTACTGTAAAGATGCAATTGATAGCGCCTCTGGAAACTTATCCAACCCAGTGTTTGTACGTGGATGGGTGCAAAGAGTAGCACTCAAACCAGACTTAGAGTATCTATTGAAATCAGCTACCACACCACGGCAGCGCATAGCTATTTACGCTGAAAATGGTATTTGGTACTCAGCTTTGAGTGAGTTGGCAAAACTCCGCTTGAGTGAGCCACAGAATCCCACCTTTAATAAGGATTGGGCTCAGCTATTGCAAGATGTTGGTCTAGAGAATTTAAGTACACAGCCTATGATTGGAAAGGTAAAAAATAAATTAGAACCAGGGAACAGGGAACGGGGAACAAGGGAATAA
- a CDS encoding 2TM domain-containing protein, translated as MPPRWPRKPDRNDPAYRKLDDRMNFAVHVAIFAACNSGLWFFHNFLKATWEWLPWVTAGWLVVLLAHLIYIAAIADYRETPPKST; from the coding sequence ATGCCTCCTCGTTGGCCTCGTAAACCCGATCGCAATGACCCAGCTTACCGCAAACTCGATGACCGGATGAACTTTGCCGTACATGTGGCAATATTTGCGGCGTGTAATTCTGGGTTGTGGTTTTTTCACAACTTCTTGAAAGCTACTTGGGAGTGGCTACCTTGGGTGACAGCAGGCTGGTTAGTGGTATTGTTGGCACATCTAATTTATATTGCTGCGATCGCCGACTACCGCGAGACACCACCCAAATCCACCTGA
- a CDS encoding DnaJ C-terminal domain-containing protein, with translation MPAGTDFKDYYQILGVSKNATPEEIKQAYRKLARKYHPDVNPGDKQAEERFKEINEANEVLSDPEKRQKYDAFGQYWQQAATAGASQPRGRGTRVDVGGFDFDQYGNFDEFINDLLGRFGGAGRTGRSYTYRTYTGGDRDYGDFFENVATEVPAPDTEAAITLTFSEAFHGTQKRLQINGETVTVRIPPGAKSGSRVRIKGKGRPSPFSQQRGDLYLTIEVLPHPFFRFAGDNLTCEIPIRPDEAVLGTQVKVPTPDGNVTMTIPAGVRSGQSLRLRGKGWTQPKGGRSDLIVKLQIVSPKDLSSTERECYEKIRDSSTFDPRTALEEVKL, from the coding sequence ATGCCAGCTGGAACCGACTTCAAGGATTATTACCAAATTCTAGGGGTGAGCAAAAATGCCACACCGGAGGAGATAAAACAGGCTTACCGCAAGCTGGCACGTAAGTATCACCCCGATGTCAACCCTGGAGATAAACAGGCGGAGGAACGCTTTAAAGAAATCAACGAAGCTAACGAGGTACTTTCCGATCCAGAAAAACGCCAAAAATACGATGCTTTTGGTCAATATTGGCAGCAAGCGGCTACAGCAGGCGCATCACAACCACGTGGTCGGGGTACAAGAGTAGATGTTGGTGGGTTTGATTTCGACCAGTACGGTAATTTTGATGAGTTTATCAACGACCTGCTTGGTCGGTTTGGTGGTGCAGGTCGAACTGGCAGAAGTTATACTTATCGTACCTATACAGGCGGCGATCGCGACTATGGCGATTTTTTTGAAAATGTTGCCACCGAAGTACCCGCACCCGATACGGAAGCGGCTATTACCCTGACTTTTTCGGAAGCATTTCACGGTACACAGAAACGATTGCAAATCAATGGTGAAACGGTTACTGTTCGTATTCCCCCAGGTGCAAAATCCGGAAGTCGCGTTCGTATCAAAGGTAAAGGACGTCCCAGTCCGTTTTCCCAACAGCGGGGAGATTTATACTTGACAATAGAAGTATTGCCCCATCCCTTCTTCCGATTTGCAGGCGATAACCTCACTTGTGAGATTCCGATTCGACCAGATGAAGCTGTTTTGGGAACACAAGTGAAAGTCCCAACACCCGATGGTAACGTCACTATGACAATTCCGGCGGGTGTGCGTTCCGGACAATCTTTGCGGCTACGGGGTAAAGGATGGACACAACCAAAAGGAGGACGCAGCGATTTGATTGTCAAATTGCAAATTGTATCTCCCAAAGATTTGAGTTCGACCGAACGCGAGTGCTATGAAAAAATCCGCGACAGTAGCACTTTCGATCCACGTACTGCTCTAGAAGAGGTGAAACTATGA
- a CDS encoding CHAT domain-containing protein has product MKVNGKKRSGIFRAVQPYLKLVASHSRCFYASRWLRRIILALGTAFFIICQFSLNPGIQITFPLTQAKSTYNLPNAQALVEQGRKLYDAGDYNQAVTVLQQAVEAFRASGDRLGEAMALSNLSLALKQLGQLEKANDNITQSLKILETDQNRDLASLQVLAQVLDVQGSLQLELGRTQQALDSWKQAAKTYEQIGDEPSRIRSLINIAQAEQTLGHYRQARTNLEQLFTSVQKQPDSLMKATALRSLGDVLQLVGELEKSLKVLQQSRDVAQRLRSPSQMGAALLSLGNTQRALGNRGRHQQNTVSQEKATPLQCTITNANNPISNEASRYYQQAAQSYQQAADISGSPLVQIQAKINQLSILLELQKWSEAQKLASEVQYQLTRIPANQTAIFAEINLAQSLICLKQATIANNPGWKEIAQGLATAIQQANSNGDRRSVAYALGALGGLYLETQDMHNAQKLTEQALTTAQTIQAGDIAYLWQWQLGHILRIKGDIKGAIAFYKQAVSTLNSLRNDLVALNPDVQFSFRDNVEPVYRQFVDLLLQSPPLSPSVDGGISQQNLKQARNVIEALQLTELENFFREACLQPSPKQIDEVVDKTDPTTAVIYPIILKDRLEIILKLPTKNELRHYTIYKQASEVETALEKLQQSLTEPDQINDVKKFSGQVYSWLIQPLEAELAKMKIKTLVFVLDGSLRNIPMAVLYDDTHKQYLIQKYAIALAPGLQLIDPKPLQRGKLNALAAGVSEQRNIEGRKFAPLKNVEVELQKIQSAIPKSEELLNHNFTKTNVKNQIEEEPYTVVHIATHGEFSSNVEKTFILTWEQLLKVKDFDNLLRIRNGSESRAIELLVLSACQTAVGDTRATLGLAGIAVRAGARSTLATLWSVDDESTAELMSKFYQELENTNLTKVEALRLAQLKLLTDHEIPYLWAPYVLVGNWL; this is encoded by the coding sequence ATGAAAGTAAACGGCAAAAAACGCTCTGGAATTTTCCGCGCTGTGCAACCCTACCTAAAGCTGGTTGCTTCTCATTCACGTTGTTTCTACGCTAGCAGGTGGCTCAGGAGAATCATACTTGCTCTGGGAACTGCGTTCTTTATTATCTGCCAGTTTAGTTTAAATCCAGGCATACAAATTACCTTTCCTTTGACTCAGGCAAAGAGTACCTACAATCTGCCAAATGCTCAAGCCTTGGTTGAACAAGGTCGAAAACTCTACGATGCTGGAGATTACAATCAAGCTGTAACGGTTTTGCAACAGGCTGTAGAAGCTTTTAGAGCTAGTGGAGATAGACTAGGGGAAGCAATGGCGTTAAGCAATCTTTCTTTAGCCTTGAAACAACTCGGACAGTTAGAAAAAGCAAATGACAACATCACACAAAGTCTCAAGATTTTAGAAACTGACCAAAACAGAGATTTGGCGTCTCTACAGGTGTTAGCACAAGTGTTAGACGTTCAAGGTAGTCTGCAATTAGAACTAGGCAGAACCCAACAAGCTTTAGATAGTTGGAAACAAGCTGCTAAAACCTACGAGCAAATAGGTGATGAACCTAGTAGAATCCGTAGCTTAATAAACATTGCTCAAGCTGAGCAAACTTTGGGGCATTATCGTCAGGCTCGCACAAATTTAGAGCAGCTTTTTACCTCTGTGCAGAAACAACCAGACTCTCTGATGAAAGCAACCGCTTTACGCAGCCTTGGTGATGTTCTGCAATTAGTCGGTGAATTAGAAAAGTCCTTAAAGGTATTGCAGCAAAGCCGTGATGTCGCTCAAAGATTGCGATCGCCCTCCCAAATGGGTGCAGCACTGCTGAGTTTAGGTAACACCCAACGCGCCTTGGGTAATAGAGGGCGTCACCAGCAAAATACAGTCAGCCAGGAAAAGGCTACACCGTTGCAGTGTACAATCACAAATGCGAATAATCCTATCTCTAATGAAGCTTCCAGGTACTATCAGCAAGCTGCCCAATCTTATCAGCAGGCGGCTGATATTTCTGGCTCTCCGCTCGTGCAAATTCAAGCAAAAATTAATCAACTGAGTATATTACTGGAATTGCAGAAATGGTCAGAAGCACAGAAATTAGCGTCTGAGGTACAGTATCAGCTTACCCGGATACCTGCCAACCAAACAGCAATATTTGCCGAAATTAACTTGGCTCAAAGTTTGATATGCTTAAAGCAAGCTACAATTGCAAATAACCCTGGGTGGAAGGAAATTGCCCAAGGTTTAGCAACAGCAATTCAACAGGCAAACAGTAATGGCGATCGCCGCTCAGTTGCTTATGCTTTGGGTGCGCTGGGTGGACTGTACCTCGAAACCCAAGATATGCACAATGCCCAGAAACTGACGGAGCAAGCTTTAACAACAGCCCAGACAATTCAGGCCGGAGATATTGCTTATTTGTGGCAATGGCAGTTAGGACATATACTCAGAATCAAAGGCGATATTAAAGGTGCGATCGCATTCTACAAGCAAGCAGTCAGTACCCTTAATTCTTTACGCAATGATTTAGTTGCCCTCAACCCAGATGTTCAGTTTTCCTTTCGGGATAATGTCGAACCTGTCTATCGGCAATTTGTAGATTTACTGTTGCAATCTCCCCCTCTTTCCCCCTCTGTAGATGGGGGGATTAGTCAACAAAACTTAAAGCAAGCCCGCAATGTCATTGAAGCTCTCCAGTTAACGGAACTAGAAAACTTTTTTAGAGAAGCTTGTTTGCAGCCTTCACCAAAGCAGATTGATGAAGTTGTTGACAAAACTGACCCAACAACAGCAGTCATCTATCCAATTATTTTAAAAGACCGTCTGGAAATCATCCTCAAGTTACCAACTAAAAACGAACTTCGCCACTACACAATTTATAAACAAGCAAGTGAAGTTGAAACTGCCTTAGAGAAATTACAGCAATCTCTAACAGAACCAGACCAAATTAATGATGTCAAGAAATTTTCTGGGCAGGTGTATAGCTGGTTAATTCAACCACTAGAAGCCGAACTAGCAAAAATGAAAATCAAAACATTAGTTTTTGTGTTGGATGGTTCTTTGCGAAATATCCCTATGGCAGTCCTCTACGACGACACGCATAAACAATATTTAATCCAGAAGTATGCTATTGCTCTAGCTCCTGGTTTGCAGCTAATTGATCCCAAACCTTTGCAACGAGGAAAGCTAAATGCTTTAGCCGCCGGAGTTAGCGAACAACGCAACATCGAAGGTCGAAAGTTTGCTCCACTCAAAAATGTGGAAGTCGAATTGCAAAAAATTCAGTCGGCAATACCCAAAAGTGAAGAACTTCTCAATCACAATTTTACTAAAACAAATGTAAAAAACCAAATTGAAGAAGAACCATACACCGTAGTTCACATCGCAACCCATGGCGAATTTAGTTCTAATGTTGAGAAAACATTTATCCTTACTTGGGAACAACTCCTGAAAGTAAAAGATTTTGATAACTTATTGCGAATTCGCAATGGCAGTGAGTCTCGCGCTATTGAATTACTTGTTCTTAGTGCCTGCCAAACTGCTGTTGGAGACACGCGAGCTACCTTGGGACTTGCTGGCATAGCAGTACGGGCGGGCGCACGCAGTACGCTAGCAACTTTGTGGTCAGTAGATGATGAATCTACAGCTGAACTCATGAGTAAGTTTTATCAGGAGTTAGAAAACACCAACCTTACTAAAGTTGAAGCTCTCCGTCTTGCCCAACTGAAGCTATTAACCGATCATGAAATTCCTTATTTATGGGCACCCTACGTTTTGGTGGGAAATTGGCTTTAA